The stretch of DNA TGAACATGAATTGCGTAAAAGTTATTTTTCAAAGAATCTAAAAGCCCTAATCTGTTTTCTGTCAATGACTTTGCCTTGTAAAAAATACTTCCGTTTACATTTGGGTTTTCTCTGATAATTCTTATTTGATTAGGAATTTCATTCGGGTTTCTCCAAGTTGCCGAACTTGCATCTTTTCCTGTTCTGTAAACTGCATGTCCTATATACAAATGTTTTCCGTATGTATGTTTACTCCACCAGTCAACAAGAGTTTTATAGTCGGCATATTTATGTCCTATGGGCCAATATAATTGAGGGGCAACATAATCTATCCATCCGTTTCTCAACCAAGCTATAACATCAGAATATAAATAATCGTAATGTGCCAATGCTCTTGTGTTTGAGCCGTCAGGATCTTGGCTTTTATTTCTCCAAACTCCCGAAGGAGCAACCCCGAATACCATATTCGGGTCGGCTTTTTTTATTCCTTTATTTACCTCTTCAATAAATAAATCCATGTTATTTCGTCTCCAATCGGCAATATCCTCAAATTCTCCTTTGTATTTTTGAAATGTCTTGTTATCCGGTATTTTCATAATCCTGTTATAAGAATCACGCTTCGGATAAGGATAAAAATAATCGTCAAAATGCACGCCGTCAATATCATATCGTTTAACTATGTCAACAATAATATCACGAACATAATTTCTTACTTCCGGAATTCCCGGATCAAAGTATTTGTTTATATCATAAGTAAAAAACCATTCAGGTTTTGTTTTTGTGATATGATTTTCTGCAATATCTGCAAACTCAATTGTTGCAACTGCCCTGAAAGGATTAATCCATGCATGAAATTCGATATTCCTTTTATGACACTCTTCAATCATAAATTCCAAAGGGTCGTAATAAGGCTCGGGAGCTTTTCCTTGTTTGCCTGTTAACCATTCTGACCAAGGTTCAAATTCGGAAGGGAAAAAAGCATCAGCAGCCGGTCTTACTTGAAACATAATTGCATTAATCCCGACATCAGAAAACTTATCGAGCATATCCGTAAATTCTTTCTTTTGCTCGTCAACTGTAAGTTTTGCATAAGAAGGAAAATCAATATTTTTAACCGTAGCAATCCAGACAGCACGCATTTCAGGTTTATCTGATACTTGTGCTTTTGAAACAAAGTAAGAACTCAATAAAAACAGTATTAGTAAAGTGTATCTCATTTACAATAATTATAATCCTCTATATTTTTTTTCACGAACCCATGCAGATTTTAAGGCATCCGCTAATGATTTTTCTGTTTTCCAGCTTAATTCTTTATTTGCCAGGCTTGTATCTGCCCATACTTTTTCAATATCTCCTTTTCGCCTTGCTGTTATTTTATAATTCAATTTAATGCCCGTAACCTTTTCAAAAGTATTGACAACTTCCAAAACAGTATTTCCTTTGCCTGTTCCCAGATTAAAAACTTCAAAAGATTTCTTGGTTTTCATTTTTAACAATCTGTTTAGAGCCGTAACATGAGCTTTTGCCAAATCAACAACGTGGATATAATCTCTTATTGCTGTTCCGTCAGGCGTATCATAGTCGTTTCCGAAAATACTTAATTCTTTTCTTATTCCGGCGGCAGTCTGTGTAATATACGGAACAAGATTATCCGGTGTGCCGATAGGAAGTTCTCCTATTTCAGCACTTTCATGAGCTCCGATGGGATTAAAATATCGCAAACAAATACTGTTAAAAAATGAAACCGAATTTACAAAGTCAAAAATAATTTCTTCTGAAATTTGTTTTGTATTTCCGTAAGGAGAGTCCGCCTTTAAAACAGGAGAGTCTTCTGTAACAGGAAGTTTTTCCGGTTGTCCGTAAACTGTACAAGATGATGAAAAAACCAAACTCTTAATACTGTGTTTTCGTATGTTTTTTAGAATGTTAAGTAATGAACTAATATTGTTTTCATAATATTTTAAAGGGTTTGAAACAGATTCGCCTACTGCTTTATATGCGGCAAAATGAATAACAGAGTCTATTTCTTTAAAAGAGTTAAAAAATGTATTTGTTTTACCGGGGTCTGTTAAATCAATTTTATGAAATTCGGGATTTTTCCCCGTAATTTTCTTTATTCCGTCTAAAACTTCAATATTTGAGTTTGAAAGGTTATCAATAATTATAACTTCAAATCCGGCATTTAACAGTTCAACTGATGTGTGTGAGCCTATATAACCTGTTCCGCCGGTTACTAATATTTTTGCCATTTTTAATATATATAATTTCTTCAAAAATATAAATATTACAGAGAATTAGGATAATATCTTATAAATTAAAAAGATTTATTGTTTTTAGGTTTTAAAGCCTTATTTTATGGGCTGTTTTGTGTATGTTAAAAAAAATGTGTAAGTTTGTTAAAAATCTGATATCAAATGGAAATAAGTCAACACATCAAAAATCTTTTAAAGTCTAATGAAAGAGTAATTTTAGCAGGATTCGGAACTTTTATGTCTAAACATATTTCGGCAAAATATGATGCCGAAACTAAAACGATGAAACCCCCTGTAAAAATTGCCGTTTTTGACGAAAATATTAAAGAAGATGCCGGTTTACTTGCAAAACACATGGCAGAACAAGAGGGGATTTCATTAGATAATGCAAAAGAGCAAATTCAAGAGTATGTAAAAATGATAAATGCAAAATTATCGTCAAATCAAACAGTTGAATTTAAAGATTTAGGGAAGTTCAGCAAAAAACCTGACGGGAAATTAGATTTTTCATTTTTATCAGAAGATAACCTTTTATTGGATTCGTTCGGTTTGCCGACAGTTTCATTGGGAGAAAAAAGTAT from Bacteroidales bacterium encodes:
- a CDS encoding family 10 glycosylhydrolase; its protein translation is MRYTLLILFLLSSYFVSKAQVSDKPEMRAVWIATVKNIDFPSYAKLTVDEQKKEFTDMLDKFSDVGINAIMFQVRPAADAFFPSEFEPWSEWLTGKQGKAPEPYYDPLEFMIEECHKRNIEFHAWINPFRAVATIEFADIAENHITKTKPEWFFTYDINKYFDPGIPEVRNYVRDIIVDIVKRYDIDGVHFDDYFYPYPKRDSYNRIMKIPDNKTFQKYKGEFEDIADWRRNNMDLFIEEVNKGIKKADPNMVFGVAPSGVWRNKSQDPDGSNTRALAHYDYLYSDVIAWLRNGWIDYVAPQLYWPIGHKYADYKTLVDWWSKHTYGKHLYIGHAVYRTGKDASSATWRNPNEIPNQIRIIRENPNVNGSIFYKAKSLTENRLGLLDSLKNNFYAIHVQTPEMPWLKQIDTTIIANNTDNNSQQDTSDNLEMIPVEILTQKLGNKIVLSWKTDIDTSQKKEHIYNVYKFRKYDFKYADENDIFKTTKQDFIVIKRKRFKIFRKEYKFVVTFVDKSGNESSGSNEISIKL
- the galE gene encoding UDP-glucose 4-epimerase GalE, whose protein sequence is MAKILVTGGTGYIGSHTSVELLNAGFEVIIIDNLSNSNIEVLDGIKKITGKNPEFHKIDLTDPGKTNTFFNSFKEIDSVIHFAAYKAVGESVSNPLKYYENNISSLLNILKNIRKHSIKSLVFSSSCTVYGQPEKLPVTEDSPVLKADSPYGNTKQISEEIIFDFVNSVSFFNSICLRYFNPIGAHESAEIGELPIGTPDNLVPYITQTAAGIRKELSIFGNDYDTPDGTAIRDYIHVVDLAKAHVTALNRLLKMKTKKSFEVFNLGTGKGNTVLEVVNTFEKVTGIKLNYKITARRKGDIEKVWADTSLANKELSWKTEKSLADALKSAWVREKKYRGL